Within Montipora foliosa isolate CH-2021 chromosome 3, ASM3666993v2, whole genome shotgun sequence, the genomic segment AGCATGTTTTCGACGTAAAAGTATTAATATCCTTTCATCGCTTACAGTTTTATTCACCTTCAAAGAAGAAATCTACGAACTGATCGAGGACGAAGAAGACGCACCAAAACAAGAGGAAACGGAGAGAGCGGAAAATGAGAATGTTATGGAAAAGaacgaagagaaacagaagctAACAGTGAGCGAATAACAAGGAAGGCAATGACAATACCAACTTAGTGCACGGAGGGTGGCgctgtaaagtgcaggttgcagctGTATTGTTTTACCGTAACTGAAACAAACCTGAAGCCCTAACCTCCAACCTTTCCTCCACTTAATGCACGCTGTCGGTGTttaataaactgaaataaacaatGTTACATTGTTATCCCCCAAAAGGCTTAATTATATGAACAAGAACAATTATATGTAGATATCACAgctaataaataaaacaaataagaaaaaaaatacctaTCGAAATGCCCTGAAAAGAAATAAACGATGCAAAATAGGAAGAAGAACTAGTTTCAACGGGTGCCAACAACCCAGACACAAAATTATAACTTGAAAGTTGGAGTTCTCGTAACGATTATCAGTTCAAGGGGTTCCAGAGCAAAGACCGTAAGCGCGGTTATTGAGACCAACTATGACCGCCGCGCCGCACCGCCCTCGATGAAAACAGCTGTGATATTGAATTTACTACACAGGACAAGATGCATGGAAGTAGGGAGATCAGAAGAAGTCAGTGAGTTGTCAGCTGGTGGTGCCTCAGGATTCTCTGCTTGCGGAGCGTTGGACCATGACGATGCATATTTACCACGGGATTTCTGCCCGCAAAACCCCGCGTTTTGGCCCCGTGCTATCTGTCAGATACCCTGTCCCCGACGGGCCTTCCTCTTTCCCACAAAGAAGGCAAAAATTAAAGCCGAAATGTTGGCCCGTAAACCATATGATAGCCCCATCTCTGATGGCTCACAGATCGCCCTACTGATATATCATTTGATTGTCAAACCCTCGTGATTTTCTTGTGGTACACACTTTTATGCGCATGCAACGTTTCGGCTAatggtaatctcgtacccagatctcactctgtcactgacCGTGGGAGATCCGGGTACGAGATTAGGCTAATGGAGGGGCAGAAAATTgaatataaaaagaaaatagttgagcaccaagactcacttcgaaaccgagacaaacagcaattcggaaatggcccattgagtgtcgaaagtactTAGTGAattcctttggttttgcattacctCACTCAgttattggttcaaagttttcgtgccactttttcaaccaatcagaagtgaaatcaaaaccaatcgcggctcgcgcgtgcacatttcaAGGCCCGCgctgtgtcggctacgtgtaattacttcaagttttgattggtttactggttTGTACCTGgattgttttgattggctaaagtaattaccttggttttagttttacagttcatttcagttttttttgccacttttgttATGTTACATTACAAAACAAATATATATTAAACTACAAGAGATattaaataatcaataaaacaaaagtacAAAGCGAGGATGCACATATAGAAACCATTAGGGCTTATTCGGGGCTACAGGCACCtcaagaaaaagacaaatataaaatgataattttagGCTTGTCTTATTTAATTTGTAAGAACATTTAGGTTAAAAAGCAAGAACACAGACAAACAAGCAAAATAAGGGGAAGTCAGTTCAGGAGGAAAGTTTTTAATTTAGACTTAAATTGAGAAAAACTGTCAGCATTCTGATTTCTGTATTGAAAGAATTAAACAATTTAGGTCCTTGAAAGCGTATTGCGAACTGTCGGATATTTGTTCTACAAGAAAATAAGTAAAAGGCATTGGAGTTTCTAGTATTATGATGATGAATTTGATTAGTCAGCAAAAACATCTCATTGAATGCATCAGGGAAGAGGCcttttataaaagaaaacataaacttgccaatttgaaatcaataaatatcacTGAGTTTCAGAATTTTCAGCTGCTTGAATATTGGTTCAGTATGAGCATCGAATGGGCTTTCTGATATGATTCTTAAAACCTTTTTCTGAAGTAAAAATATGCCGGATTTAGATTAGGATAGCCGGTCGATATCCCCATACTGATATGCAGTAAACAAGATAAGGATAAACTACACTCGTTTGAAACTTGCACTAAACGGACAAAATATtattgtttcgtggcgttcttgTAGCCGTCGTCGCTGTCCTTGCTTATGTTCTCTATAATCGTTGCTCAAACGTTCTATTTATGCCGACCAGCGCAACTCTAAAATGTCGTTAGAATTGAGACAAAATACAGCAGACACCGAAACAAGTAATAGTTGCTCAGACAGCTCAATACAAATGCCAAAGGACAACGTCATATCCAGATCCGCTGACGCCGTTACAAGCTGGAGAAGTTTCACTCCGATCTCAAGCAAACTCTGGATGTACACAGCATGGACATGCTGATGAGCATCGTCGAACACACACCCGCCTTTGAATCGAAACACAAGTCTTTGATCCAACAAGACAAACCACAGAGACAGAGACTTCTTTAGGCcatccccccttttttttttcgcttagCGTCGAATgagtttcctgatattgggtcggtcgtcggtcggtcggattggaaaaaaaaaaaactaaaacaaaagaagaagaactcTCGGAAAtaggaggcctggtaccccagaATCATTGCTGTGGAGCCTGGAAACAACAAGACacgaacccaaaatcaatatggcggaaaaagTGGTTggttttattgtaaaattatgACAACATGGGAAAAAGAATCAACCACCGAAATTCttatgcgacataaaaatggtttaactacgtcgttaatttgccaaaaaaaatgggtcggtcggacgacgctaaacggagaaaaaaaaggatggCCTTACAACCGCCTGGAAGATCCAACAGATAGTTTGGTTGTCAACATATCTAGCAAGCCGTTGAGTGACTTAGATAAGAAAGCATTGAGCCATAGTTTCAAGTTTGCGATTTTTACAAAGGTCTGTTCCTGTTGCAGAAATCGTATCATCAGTTGAGTCAGGCATAAAACATCTACCACCCGAGTCAGCAAGTTTCATTTGGCCCAAGACTACTTCAATCCTGAAAAACAGCAAACCCTCGCGCCAAGTAAAGACCTATCAACAGGTGTGATCTATAAAATCAATTGTAAAGACTGTGACAAAGTCTATATGGGTGAAATATCAAGAGCCCTAAGATCCAGGACTAGAGAGCACAAGAGAGCGATTTCACGGCAGATAATAATTCTTTATTAACCCAACATTGCATACAAAACAATCATGAATTTGACCTTGACGACGTCAAGATCATTGACCGCTGTTTGCAAAAATTTTAATTCCTATTAACGATTATTAACGTAGTGCTTCAAATATTTACGCAAGTCTTTTTAGGTGCACACAACGATTTGAGGATCGATGACGCGGTGGTAGGAGCCTCGCCAGAATTCGATTCCCaaacttggcgtcatatgtgggttaaattttttggttctctactctactccgagaggtttttctcctatTATTCCAGTTTTctcctttcctcaaaaaccaacctacgatttgatatgagttaaattgatttgatttctgtacagcggTGTCCCCAAGTAGAGCCCCATCGTTTAATAACAGTTGacactagagcggttttcaattgagtgtcgaaagtaattagcgaattactttggttttgcattacttcacttcactcagtgattggttcaaagttctcgcgccagtttttcaaccaatcagaagtgaaaccaaaaccaattgcggctcgcgtgtgcacattttcccgcgctttgtgtcggctacgtgtaattacttccagttttgatttgtttactggattgtctccgtcctttttgattggccaaagtaattactttggttttggttttacgacactcatttgaaaaccgctctaaacttGAATAAATTTCagtcaaaacaacaaaaacgttCAGAAACATATTTCTGGATACAAAATCTTTTATTTAATCGTCAGACCATCAAAATTAAGAGGATACCGCGCTCGCATAATCTGCAAACATGAATAAAATACATAATCATCTGAGGTACTTTTAAAACGCTATCTGCAcaaaaattgcgattttctccttttttcgtTCTGCAACATTAAGATATTTCTACATACATTTTGCTACAAAACAACTGGACTATGTATTCGTTCTTAAAACGTCCTATTTTCCCTAATCCTACAGTTCAAATCTTAAGATAAAATTTCCTGATTAATGTACAACTATATATCAAATGTACAAGAAATTTCTGAACATTCTGGCCTGCGATAAAATGAGTCCTGTACAAAAGTATTTCATGAAATACAAAAGTAAGAGTCAAGACAACAAACAGTTTTAGCAGTATGAGTACCAACAAGTCGTTTTACTTCTTGCCTCTCCTTCTCGCCGTGAGTCGAGCTCGTGCTCTTGTTGCTGATGCGCTATTTGCACCCTGCGGTGTGCTTGGTACCCCAAATGTGGGCCCATGAGGGAATCCAGGGGCAAAGCTGAAGCCACCAGTGGGCTGGGAAGGTCTATTGGGCGTGGCCAGAGGATCTACGAGGgagacaaaaatgaaataatgacgatgatgacgatagAGCATTACGAAAAAGAActcggaggaaaaaaaaactagccTTAGCGGCACGAATGAAAGTGCactattttttcaaatattttttttacctcaatcgtccaagaaaaataaaatattggaCGGAAGATATTATTTTTACCTCAATCgtccaagaaaaataaaatattggaCGGATGATATTGTTTTGATGGCTACCTACGATAATGCAGGGGGAATACAATAAGTCACTATAATAAAGAAacattatacacttaatgtatggtcccgagggaaacatcaggactcgagggaaaacgaAACTAACAAGTTTCCTGAGGGACCAGACATAAAGTGCtttattatatatttagacttttccttcaacaatcgcagtAAAACATCCGTAGCGGAAAACAACTGCGGAATTTTATCCCTGTCGGGATATATTTGAATTTaatcaggggcacgtgaccaagaatcaaccaatcacagtgcttgttttgctgagtgaaagtctaggtatataacaatagCTTATATACCACGATGGCtaggccaatcaaaaagctagaattgcattatccaatgatctacGTATAGTTTTGAATATATATTTATTGCTAACAGATGGTGATgaataaaaaaacatttatttacagTGCGACTTtgcaaggtgaaaaaaaaaaaacaagctcaGTACAAAAATGTTCCTTCGTAACTTCAGAGTGCGAGCACTGACGACCTCTTACTAAACGTTTTCGATGggtacaaatatttttttaaagtttaatttATGGCCCTATAGCAAAATCGAACTGGAAAGAAAATACGGTCTGCGTAGCGTGCAGGAGATATAATAAGCAACGGCCAAGTTATGAACTTACTTATCCCAACTTGCAAGTACAAAGTACAGGAGATAAAATTGTCTGGGATCAGTTATAGGCACACAACGTGGTGCTACGGTTCACTGGATAAATTTAGTGAAGTTATTCTGGGGCTGCTTGTTCGAtccctggttagcgctaaccgttggttaagaggtatcaaagcCTATAGGATTCTATGGCATTTATTGCTGGTTAGCGCTTGTGATGCTTCGAGGAAACCGGCCAAATGATTTGGCCAATTGATGTCCAACTGCAAATCATGAACACTGAGTTCCAGATGACATTAAAACCTACTTCCCACTGAAGAATCAGGCACAGTAATCCAACCAGGggcccttttctcgaaagtcccgaaaactctTCGGGCCCGAAAAAACATTTGTGAAACTTCCAACGCTTTGTTTGCTTTTGAAAGCCGATTTTTTAACAAGTTttgaagataacaaaaagcaaaatgactctgaagtttgacgacttaaatcctctccgttcttgaaataCAGAGgtaattgtggcacccgaaaatgGTCCGCTAGCTTTCGGGACTCTCGAGAAGCGGGCATCAGTACGGCAATGGTATAGTTTTTACTACAATACAAAGATGCCTtacttgcagtttgagcacctGCTGTGGTTTGGCCAAAGCTTGAGATTGAACTAGAACTTGCAGTGCCTGAAACAGCAAGGAATATTTACCAACCTACTGGTATTTATCATCAaaaacaactacatgtacatagaaAGTCGtataaaaataacaactttctttaattttccagacatgtttcgacggtacatccgtcatcttcagtgttacatattttgaaatcgccgttgaatttaaagcgcgcgcgatcttacaaacttcgttacattgcgttgtcaatattgggtattaaatcaaaacagaacaaaacaaaaattttaaatgagtgacgcttagttccttacagggagagagtcaggttaatgtgtttcacctgctggttgagatcgggcttctcccattttatatatatggattccttaagcttcacttggtacttagtggctgcagagtccaggatctcaaagcaatccggtgtgcaggatgccttgcaaaactctgaactctgcagatgtttaaaaacgttcgaagatctgtctgaaagtaagtgctcgcgcactcgtgtggagaaatgtcggctggtttcaccaacataacaagcactacaacttgcacacgaaaatttatagaccacacgcgtgcgaagccccacagggacagcatctttcacatttaatgtgaaagatgctgtccctgCATCTTTCACATTTAAGACCTTTTGGAACTACATAGaaactaataggccatttccgagttcatgtctgtctctccttcaaagcgagtctaagtgcgaagtttttgtgatggtaatttgtGCTACTTGGggatgaaaactaattttcataacaaaaacttcgcacttcgattcgttttgaaaaggaggcagacatgaactctcAAATGGCCTATTAACTTTCACACAATGAGCAAGATTCCATCTTACCAAACTGAAAGCCGCCTTGTTTGTTACCAGCAGTGTTGAAATTGAAGACTCCAGGTGCTGAAGTACCTGCAGGTGAACTAAAGTTAAATCCATCTGAAGACCCCGCAGCATCCTGGGTTGAAGTCCCCGTCTTGTTGCCAAAACTACCGAAAGGTGAACTTGATGAAGTTTGAGCCCCGTTCACCGCAAAACTGAAAGCTGGTTTGGAGGTGAAGTTTGCTGGGGTAGGTGTCCCAAAAGCACTCTGGGAAGGCTGTTGTGACCCAAACGCATTCTGGGCTGCTTGAGTTCTGAAAGGGTTCTGGGTAGTTGGCTGGTTTAATTGGGCTCCGAAAGCATTCTGAGTGGTTTGTGCTCCAAAACTACTTTGTACGGCATTTTGGTTCTGTTGAGAGCCAAATGTCGCAGGCTGACTTTCAGCCTTATTTTTTTCAGCAGTTTGATTTCCTTGTGAACCAAAAGTTATCCGGCATTTGGCTGTGTTAAGTCCAAAGGCGCTCTGAGAGTTTTGTTGCACGCCAAATGCATTTGCCGATGGAGTAGTACCAAACATAAGTGGAGCTGAAACAGTTTGGTTTGCTTGTGCCGATCCAAAAGCACTTTGACCAAATGGCTTTTGTGCGGGAGTTTTGTTGAGCGAGCCTTCCAAAGCGGTTCCTGCAGTGGATTGACCTTGTTGCATCGAGTTTGTTACGGACGGCAtgttcgtaaaaccaaaaccagcTTTATTTTGTGTTGTTGAACCAAATTTTCCCTGGGTTGCGTTGGTGACGTTTCCAAATACACTTGTTGAGCTTAAACTAGTCGACGGTAATCCACTTTGAGTGGTTGTCACGAGTGATGCAAAAGGACTCTGGGTCAATCTAGAAGTAATACCTCCAAAGGCTCCAGCGCTCCGAGAAGAGTTTGAGGATAAATCCTTTATCTGTCCGTCTTCAGAGCTACTTTGAGCAACACCTGGATTACCGACATGGTTTCCAGCAAGGGTGCCAAAGTTAAAGGTAGCCTTCACAGACGCCGAAGAACTAGTAGAAGTTTGAGACATTCCCGATGAGGAAGCTGTAGGAAAACCGAATGCAACCTTTTCCGTAGAGTTCTGAGTCGTTTGAAAAATGGAATTTGTGGTTGATTGTCCAAAATTTGAACTAAACTGAAGGCCACTAGGGAGTGTATTATTCTGAACAGAACCTGGCAATACAATACTTTGGTCTGTTTTTGCTGGCTTTGTAAGTAATGAATCTCCACTTAGTGATGCAGGCGAAGAGAATATAAATCCATCTTTTCCTAGAGCTGTTGCCGTTGAAGtcagtgttgtttttgtttgtaatCCACTTAAACTTGAATTTGATGGGTTTGCGAGTCCCGACAAACTCGAAgtattggaagaattgttttcttttgctgTGGATGTTGTTGTAGCATTGAATGAAGTCCCTTGAGCACTAGACAAGTTTGCAAACGACCCTGACTCTGTGGTCTGTTGTGATTGCAATAAGTTCCTTAATGATGCTTGAGGCTGTCTGCCAGCCATACCACCTGTCGCGTTGCTACTAGACTGAGCCACGGTAGAGGTCAACCCTCTCTGGGTTTGCTGTGGGTTTCCCGTGGCCAAAATTGGTGTGACAAGACTCTGAGTAGTTGTCGTCACCGTTCCAGTGCTCGTTGCAGCAGGCACAAGAGGGATCTTGAAGAGCGATGCAGCAGCCACTGATTCCGCATTTGACGAGACCACACCTGCCCCTGATAATACATAAACATGGCATTAACTCATAGCAATCTAGTAAACAGTACTCGTTGTGCCTTTCATGAATACACGTATGTGTATTTATTACCAGCTGTGGTAATAAAGTTTTCAGTCGCAAAACTGCAGACTCCAAGTTAAAACTCCAATCGATAATTTCGCTTTCCCCCGCTTCCAATATTTGTTGTTGTAGCAGAATGAGTGATTGCCTGGCAGATTTTGATGTATTGTATCGGTATCTGTTTTGAAAGGCATTTTCAACTGTCGCTGTAGCAGATAGTGAGATCGTTAGTTAGAGAGTTGGACGAGAGGccacattaaaagaaaaaaaaaaaattggcctcTCGTCCAACTCTCTAACCAACGATCTCACTATCTGCTACAGCGACAGTTGAGTATTCCTTTAAAAACAGATACCGATAGAATGGATCAAAATCTGTCAGGCAATCACTCATTCTGCTACAACAACAAATATTGGAAGCGGTGGAAAGCCAAATTATCGATTGGAGTTTTAAC encodes:
- the LOC137997968 gene encoding nuclear pore complex protein DDB_G0274915-like isoform X1, whose amino-acid sequence is MALKGGEIQVLGILGLIILILWAFFGLLWSFLLVFTFLIYAYNFGRGERTNIRVENSLSEDADEADVTQYQDKLPNYYAEYQDYPFTGLQKEQLTVRSPAPLLSNVTKRLSFNSSTIISPFQERKTMNNSNDYRELGTSYLSRGSSVGYWRKSNHFSLLNPALERPCTVKIASPNVAVNRTFNLSNSPLKRKTPDQINPCSRASVMSALKESRKRARFAVDDEDDDSDLVLRPSKRRSCKYMDTVKDNVTLNVPLPFNRPFFGNLKRPGIHGSDGMSTDKATSKRSKSEDVITLSETEMVKTHPESALVLQKRKEVYDTSLEDSEENISKRAKISSLSVDPKEKSPTDFEKEQVATIVTDSAVSNEPESDSDHNTDQERNESKYKESSVTNHSSSDCEDDKSSSQGSQQNNTGENLVDEKDKCINSQSNQSRDSAALNKTKRFNIPRFLSKADSRRRAVPVYCASNDESEMPQRRYVARKINQEQMKIDRKLAWERVKRFLDDDDDEEEDEEEKDEAEKTSKSGAGVVSSNAESVAAASLFKIPLVPAATSTGTVTTTTQSLVTPILATGNPQQTQRGLTSTVAQSSSNATGGMAGRQPQASLRNLLQSQQTTESGSFANLSSAQGTSFNATTTSTAKENNSSNTSSLSGLANPSNSSLSGLQTKTTLTSTATALGKDGFIFSSPASLSGDSLLTKPAKTDQSIVLPGSVQNNTLPSGLQFSSNFGQSTTNSIFQTTQNSTEKVAFGFPTASSSGMSQTSTSSSASVKATFNFGTLAGNHVGNPGVAQSSSEDGQIKDLSSNSSRSAGAFGGITSRLTQSPFASLVTTTQSGLPSTSLSSTSVFGNVTNATQGKFGSTTQNKAGFGFTNMPSVTNSMQQGQSTAGTALEGSLNKTPAQKPFGQSAFGSAQANQTVSAPLMFGTTPSANAFGVQQNSQSAFGLNTAKCRITFGSQGNQTAEKNKAESQPATFGSQQNQNAVQSSFGAQTTQNAFGAQLNQPTTQNPFRTQAAQNAFGSQQPSQSAFGTPTPANFTSKPAFSFAVNGAQTSSSSPFGSFGNKTGTSTQDAAGSSDGFNFSSPAGTSAPGVFNFNTAGNKQGGFQFGTASSSSISSFGQTTAGAQTANPLATPNRPSQPTGGFSFAPGFPHGPTFGVPSTPQGANSASATRARARLTARRRGKK
- the LOC137997968 gene encoding nuclear pore complex protein DDB_G0274915-like isoform X2, which gives rise to MALKGGEIQVLGILGLIILILWAFFGLLWSFLLVFTFLIYAYNFGRGERTNIRVENSLSEDADEADVTQYQDKLPNYYAEYQDYPFTGLQKEQLTVRSPAPLLSNVTKRLSFNSSTIISPFQERKTMNNSNDYRELGTSYLSRGSSVGYWRKSNHFSLLNPALERPCTVKIASPNVAVNRTFNLSNSPLKRKTPDQINPCSRASVMSALKESRKRARFAVDDEDDDSDLVLRPSKRSCKYMDTVKDNVTLNVPLPFNRPFFGNLKRPGIHGSDGMSTDKATSKRSKSEDVITLSETEMVKTHPESALVLQKRKEVYDTSLEDSEENISKRAKISSLSVDPKEKSPTDFEKEQVATIVTDSAVSNEPESDSDHNTDQERNESKYKESSVTNHSSSDCEDDKSSSQGSQQNNTGENLVDEKDKCINSQSNQSRDSAALNKTKRFNIPRFLSKADSRRRAVPVYCASNDESEMPQRRYVARKINQEQMKIDRKLAWERVKRFLDDDDDEEEDEEEKDEAEKTSKSGAGVVSSNAESVAAASLFKIPLVPAATSTGTVTTTTQSLVTPILATGNPQQTQRGLTSTVAQSSSNATGGMAGRQPQASLRNLLQSQQTTESGSFANLSSAQGTSFNATTTSTAKENNSSNTSSLSGLANPSNSSLSGLQTKTTLTSTATALGKDGFIFSSPASLSGDSLLTKPAKTDQSIVLPGSVQNNTLPSGLQFSSNFGQSTTNSIFQTTQNSTEKVAFGFPTASSSGMSQTSTSSSASVKATFNFGTLAGNHVGNPGVAQSSSEDGQIKDLSSNSSRSAGAFGGITSRLTQSPFASLVTTTQSGLPSTSLSSTSVFGNVTNATQGKFGSTTQNKAGFGFTNMPSVTNSMQQGQSTAGTALEGSLNKTPAQKPFGQSAFGSAQANQTVSAPLMFGTTPSANAFGVQQNSQSAFGLNTAKCRITFGSQGNQTAEKNKAESQPATFGSQQNQNAVQSSFGAQTTQNAFGAQLNQPTTQNPFRTQAAQNAFGSQQPSQSAFGTPTPANFTSKPAFSFAVNGAQTSSSSPFGSFGNKTGTSTQDAAGSSDGFNFSSPAGTSAPGVFNFNTAGNKQGGFQFGTASSSSISSFGQTTAGAQTANPLATPNRPSQPTGGFSFAPGFPHGPTFGVPSTPQGANSASATRARARLTARRRGKK